A genome region from Candidatus Manganitrophus noduliformans includes the following:
- a CDS encoding IPT/TIG domain-containing protein — translation MKKVWIGWSAVLFSLFLITGCGSLSQGSAENTDPAAPIVTGVSPSEAKVGEQIRVTGERFGTGQGNSSLIVGGAAATQIVSWSDTEILAVVPADASSGSVKVVIDGAESSPGFLAVLWSQENPENVAISAAASDQQSPQAVSDGIGGMIIAWMDIRSGTHFDLYAQRVNGSGAVQWTSDGVPISTAAGSQQHPQIISDGAGGAIITWQDGRDGNLDIYAQRINRDGVVQWAVDGIAVAAGGHSELSPQIVPDGAGGAILAWQDDRNGKIDVYAQRVDANGAVQWAAGGVAVSNAAANKIFFRLIPDGAGGAVLVWQDDRGGDWDLYAQRINRNGSVRWSAAGVAVSIAANTQGAPQLVSDGTGGAIVVWQDDRDGAWDVYAQRVNGSGIAAWTADGVIISNAANDQLAPRLVSDGAGGAIITWQDGSGQTVFDVRAQRVDGSGAAHWAAGGVVISSAPDIQGMPQLATDGAGGAIIAWQDLRSGRWDIYAQRVNGSGEAQWSIDGVAISTAPGDQKVPLLISDGAGGAAAVWEDARNGTDAVPSWDIYAQGISAAGKQ, via the coding sequence GTGACGGGAGAGCGGTTCGGAACCGGCCAGGGAAACAGCAGCTTGATCGTCGGCGGCGCGGCGGCGACGCAGATCGTGAGTTGGAGCGACACGGAAATTCTCGCCGTCGTGCCCGCGGACGCGTCGAGCGGATCGGTGAAGGTGGTGATCGACGGAGCGGAAAGCAGCCCCGGGTTTCTGGCGGTCTTGTGGAGCCAAGAAAATCCGGAGAATGTGGCGATCTCGGCGGCGGCGAGCGACCAACAATCTCCCCAAGCGGTCTCCGACGGAATCGGCGGAATGATCATCGCCTGGATGGATATTCGCAGCGGGACGCATTTCGATCTCTACGCCCAGCGCGTGAACGGAAGCGGGGCGGTGCAATGGACGAGTGACGGTGTCCCCATCTCGACCGCGGCGGGGAGCCAACAGCACCCGCAGATCATCTCGGACGGCGCCGGCGGCGCCATCATCACCTGGCAAGATGGCCGCGATGGAAATTTAGACATCTATGCCCAGCGGATTAATAGAGACGGCGTCGTGCAATGGGCTGTCGATGGGATCGCCGTCGCGGCAGGGGGGCACTCCGAGTTGTCCCCCCAGATCGTCCCGGACGGCGCCGGCGGCGCCATCCTCGCCTGGCAGGATGATCGCAACGGAAAAATAGATGTCTATGCGCAGCGGGTCGATGCGAACGGAGCCGTCCAGTGGGCCGCCGGGGGTGTCGCCGTCTCCAACGCGGCGGCGAACAAGATCTTTTTCCGCTTGATCCCTGATGGCGCCGGAGGGGCCGTCCTCGTCTGGCAAGACGATCGGGGCGGAGATTGGGACCTCTACGCGCAGCGGATCAATCGAAACGGATCGGTCCGATGGTCCGCCGCCGGCGTCGCTGTTTCCATTGCGGCGAATACCCAGGGCGCGCCTCAGCTCGTTTCGGACGGCACAGGCGGGGCGATTGTCGTCTGGCAGGATGATCGCGATGGAGCGTGGGACGTCTACGCGCAGCGGGTGAATGGAAGCGGAATAGCCGCGTGGACCGCCGACGGGGTGATCATTTCCAATGCGGCCAATGACCAACTCGCTCCCCGGTTGGTGTCGGATGGCGCGGGCGGGGCGATCATCACCTGGCAGGATGGTTCCGGCCAAACCGTTTTTGATGTACGCGCCCAGCGGGTCGACGGGAGCGGGGCGGCACATTGGGCCGCCGGCGGTGTTGTCATCTCCTCCGCCCCCGACATTCAGGGGATGCCTCAGTTGGCGACCGACGGCGCCGGTGGGGCGATCATCGCGTGGCAGGACCTTCGCAGCGGGCGTTGGGATATTTATGCCCAGCGGGTGAATGGGAGCGGAGAGGCGCAATGGAGCATCGACGGCGTTGCGATCTCCACCGCGCCGGGCGACCAGAAAGTCCCCCTGCTGATCTCGGACGGCGCCGGCGGCGCGGCCGCCGTCTGGGAAGATGCTCGCAATGGAACCGACGCGGTCCCGAGTTGGGACATCTACGCCCAGGGAATCAGCGCCGCCGGAAAACAATAA
- a CDS encoding sensor histidine kinase gives MKWPGRFNILRGSPSRKIGYALAVLATGSALFIKLAIGTLIESPPFLLFFAAVMISSWYGGLGPGLLATFLATMADVYFFFLPSQAFEVKSLDILMVGLFVLEAVIISVLSEVRLSALRQAGELNRLKSQFLSIVSHDLRTPLNAIIGYSSLLRDPRVSENVAKREEMLERIHQNARIQLSLITDVLDLSRIETGKIAIETEQVDLSELIREILNMLEPLGTEKGLVVDFVEDPTAPAIRTDRGKVRQIFTNLIGNAIKFTEQGSIRIRVIHHLSQEAVSVEITDTGIGISEEDLPHIFEPFYQAPAFKEAYGPGTGLGLSIVKRFADLLGGSVEVVSKPGAGSTFTVRFPYDLPA, from the coding sequence ATGAAATGGCCCGGGAGATTCAACATCCTCAGGGGGAGCCCGTCTCGTAAGATCGGTTATGCCCTTGCCGTTTTGGCGACCGGATCGGCGCTGTTTATCAAACTGGCGATCGGCACCTTAATCGAGTCGCCCCCTTTTCTTCTTTTCTTTGCAGCGGTCATGATCAGCTCCTGGTACGGCGGTCTCGGACCGGGTCTGCTGGCGACGTTCCTGGCGACAATGGCCGACGTGTACTTCTTTTTTCTTCCCTCTCAAGCATTTGAGGTAAAAAGTCTCGATATTCTGATGGTCGGCTTATTTGTGTTGGAGGCGGTGATCATCAGCGTGTTGAGCGAGGTGCGGCTTTCGGCCCTGCGGCAAGCCGGAGAGCTCAACCGTCTCAAATCCCAATTCCTCTCGATTGTTTCCCACGATCTTCGCACGCCGCTGAATGCCATCATCGGCTACAGCAGCCTCTTAAGAGATCCGCGCGTGAGTGAGAACGTCGCCAAACGGGAAGAGATGCTCGAAAGAATTCACCAGAATGCCCGGATACAGCTGAGTTTGATCACTGATGTGCTGGACCTCAGCCGAATTGAAACCGGAAAGATCGCGATTGAAACGGAGCAGGTCGATCTCTCCGAGCTGATTCGGGAGATCCTTAATATGTTGGAACCGCTGGGGACGGAAAAAGGGCTGGTCGTCGACTTTGTTGAAGATCCGACCGCGCCCGCGATCCGGACCGATCGCGGGAAGGTGAGACAGATCTTCACCAATTTGATCGGCAACGCCATCAAGTTTACAGAACAAGGATCGATCCGGATCCGGGTCATTCACCATCTTTCCCAAGAGGCGGTTTCCGTGGAGATCACAGACACCGGAATCGGAATCTCCGAAGAAGATCTTCCCCATATTTTTGAGCCGTTCTATCAGGCCCCTGCTTTTAAAGAGGCGTATGGTCCAGGCACGGGACTGGGGCTGTCGATTGTAAAGCGCTTTGCCGATCTTCTCGGAGGAAGCGTCGAAGTCGTCAGCAAACCGGGCGCCGGCTCCACCTTTACCGTCCGCTTCCCATACGATCTGCCGGCCTAA
- a CDS encoding tetratricopeptide repeat protein has product MSIKKIGFLSVFLIALSMLAGCYGKAGPVSDIPHFTSPSGWPSAAAAEKNNEGVGHLIQSHWDVAAPIFKEAIDLSANFPEPYFNLGVALDGMGKHDEAKVAFQSAKKFGADDPRIVKSEILMKHLKM; this is encoded by the coding sequence ATGAGCATAAAAAAGATTGGATTTCTTTCCGTGTTTCTGATTGCATTGTCCATGCTCGCCGGCTGTTATGGCAAGGCGGGGCCCGTCTCGGACATACCTCATTTTACTTCCCCCTCCGGCTGGCCCAGCGCGGCCGCCGCGGAAAAGAACAATGAAGGCGTCGGCCACCTTATTCAGTCCCATTGGGACGTCGCCGCTCCGATTTTTAAAGAGGCGATTGATCTCTCCGCCAATTTTCCTGAGCCCTATTTTAATCTGGGGGTCGCTTTAGACGGGATGGGGAAACACGATGAGGCGAAGGTCGCATTCCAAAGTGCGAAAAAGTTCGGGGCGGACGACCCGAGAATCGTAAAGAGTGAAATTTTAATGAAGCATCTTAAAATGTAA
- the ppc gene encoding phosphoenolpyruvate carboxylase, which yields MRFYVRNGSRYSCRNFLIPGQKAVKFTPMAKLPQHKGPKSTPAMKAPLRPVQAGVDYLEDIFRDVLLEQGGESLVGRVDLLRGICRKLRDRYDPKLEKKLLRMIDRLDLPTCTQVVSAFDLSFNLLNVAEENDAMQARRDEERRGGFVEGALPHYFSERTRPTLAKQLARLGEIEIMPVMTAHPTEAKRQTILEKYRAIYLLIFRLENPIWTPRERRAIEREIYNMVTLLWQTGDIHLERPTVREEVQNILFYFKETFYDVIPRLYGELRDHFRKKGIPVDSHLPPFLRFGSWVGGDRDGNPFVKAEDTEWTVLTHKDLIFRLYRESLDQLVVSLSPSRHLVGVSDTLLQSVEADAVLFPEAAKRIRSRNLHEPYRQKIGFMKLKLEETQRELDRRLREEIHDGAPPARSYRDADAFAADLEVMRESLTRHRGARPAEMEIDTMLSRIRVFGFHLARLDIRQDASRHRETIAEIFNRVKLYPGFLSGDEEKKVEILTRELMTMRPLLSPHWTLSPENQEVIDTFATMKKIMGALGPDAVGSYIISMASGMSDILAVLLLAKETGLCGPTPDGGFRSKIDIAPLFETVEDLRAAPAILTGLLKNPVYRLQLRARGRRQEIMLGYSDSSKDSGMLTASWGLYKSQIHLWEIARKEGIALTLFHGRGGTVGRGGGPTHRAILAQPPHTVEGRIKITEQGEVISSKYANQGTASHQLELLITGVLKATFGPAPSHIDAERMARFQGALEELSQAAYRRYRDLVGHPDLYRYFQESTPISEIGFLKMGSRPAYRSQAKSLKDLRAIPWIFSWTQSRQMIGTWYPLGTAFKAFVDRDPAANGPLLAEMYRTWPFFNNLIDNMQMTLAKADMHIAQHYAELVSDPRLRKAIFGRIRKEYDLTVEMIRQITGQNEILDNDPSLQRSIRLRTPFLDPINYIQVNLIEKLRTQKLEKKEREELIHAILLTINCIATGMRNTG from the coding sequence ATGCGATTTTACGTCCGAAACGGCTCCCGCTACAGCTGCCGGAACTTCTTGATTCCAGGACAAAAGGCTGTTAAATTTACCCCCATGGCCAAATTGCCCCAACACAAAGGACCCAAATCAACCCCCGCGATGAAGGCCCCGCTCCGCCCCGTTCAGGCGGGCGTCGATTATCTGGAGGATATTTTCCGGGATGTCCTGCTGGAGCAGGGGGGGGAGTCGCTGGTCGGCCGGGTCGATCTACTCCGGGGAATCTGCCGGAAGCTGCGCGACCGCTACGATCCGAAGCTCGAAAAAAAGCTCCTGCGGATGATCGACCGGCTCGATCTTCCGACCTGCACGCAGGTGGTCTCCGCCTTCGATCTGTCGTTCAACCTTCTCAACGTGGCCGAAGAGAACGATGCCATGCAGGCGCGGCGCGACGAGGAGCGGCGGGGGGGCTTTGTCGAAGGGGCGCTCCCGCATTACTTTTCCGAGCGGACCCGCCCGACGCTCGCCAAACAGCTGGCCCGGCTGGGTGAAATCGAAATCATGCCGGTCATGACCGCGCACCCGACGGAAGCGAAGCGGCAGACGATCCTGGAGAAATACCGGGCGATCTATCTTTTGATCTTCCGGCTGGAGAATCCGATCTGGACTCCGCGGGAGCGGCGGGCGATCGAGCGGGAAATCTACAATATGGTCACGCTTCTCTGGCAGACGGGAGACATCCATCTGGAGCGGCCGACCGTCCGGGAGGAAGTCCAGAACATCCTTTTCTACTTCAAAGAGACCTTTTATGACGTGATCCCAAGGCTCTACGGGGAGCTGCGGGACCACTTCCGGAAAAAGGGGATCCCGGTCGATTCCCACCTCCCCCCCTTCCTGCGGTTCGGCTCTTGGGTCGGCGGCGACCGGGACGGAAATCCCTTCGTCAAAGCGGAAGACACCGAGTGGACGGTCCTTACCCACAAGGACCTAATTTTCCGGCTCTACCGCGAATCGCTCGACCAACTGGTCGTCAGTCTCAGCCCTTCACGCCACCTGGTCGGCGTTTCCGACACGCTGCTTCAGTCGGTCGAAGCGGATGCGGTCCTCTTTCCCGAGGCGGCAAAACGGATCCGCTCAAGGAATCTGCACGAGCCCTACCGCCAGAAGATCGGCTTTATGAAGCTGAAGCTGGAAGAGACGCAGCGCGAGCTCGACCGGCGCCTCCGCGAGGAGATCCACGACGGTGCGCCGCCGGCGCGCAGTTATCGAGACGCCGACGCGTTCGCGGCCGATCTGGAGGTGATGCGCGAGAGCCTGACCCGCCACCGAGGGGCCCGGCCCGCGGAGATGGAGATCGACACGATGCTCTCCCGCATCCGCGTCTTCGGCTTTCACCTCGCCCGTCTCGACATCCGCCAGGATGCCTCCCGCCACCGCGAGACAATCGCCGAGATCTTCAACCGGGTCAAGCTCTATCCCGGCTTCCTCTCCGGAGACGAGGAAAAAAAGGTCGAGATCCTCACCCGCGAGCTGATGACGATGCGCCCTCTGCTCTCCCCGCACTGGACCCTCTCTCCCGAAAACCAGGAGGTGATCGACACCTTCGCGACGATGAAGAAAATCATGGGAGCGCTCGGTCCCGACGCCGTCGGCAGCTACATCATCAGCATGGCCTCTGGCATGAGCGATATCCTCGCCGTCCTCCTCCTGGCGAAAGAGACCGGTCTCTGCGGCCCCACCCCCGACGGCGGCTTCCGGAGCAAGATCGACATCGCCCCCCTCTTCGAGACTGTCGAGGACCTGCGGGCCGCGCCGGCGATCCTGACCGGCCTGCTGAAAAATCCGGTCTATCGGCTGCAGCTCCGCGCCCGCGGCCGACGGCAGGAGATCATGCTCGGCTACTCCGACAGCAGCAAAGATTCGGGGATGCTCACCGCCAGTTGGGGCCTCTACAAAAGCCAGATCCATCTTTGGGAGATCGCCCGGAAAGAGGGGATCGCGCTGACCCTTTTTCACGGCCGCGGCGGAACGGTCGGCCGCGGGGGCGGCCCCACCCATCGGGCCATCCTGGCGCAGCCGCCGCACACCGTCGAAGGCCGGATCAAGATCACGGAGCAGGGAGAGGTCATTTCGTCGAAGTACGCCAACCAGGGAACCGCGTCGCACCAGCTTGAATTATTGATCACCGGCGTTCTCAAAGCGACCTTCGGCCCGGCCCCCTCTCATATCGATGCAGAGCGGATGGCCCGCTTCCAGGGGGCGTTGGAAGAACTTTCTCAGGCCGCCTATCGGCGCTATCGCGATTTGGTCGGCCACCCCGATCTCTACCGGTATTTTCAGGAATCGACCCCGATCTCCGAAATTGGCTTCTTGAAGATGGGCTCGCGGCCGGCCTACCGCTCCCAGGCCAAATCGCTGAAGGATCTGCGCGCCATCCCCTGGATCTTCTCCTGGACGCAGAGCCGGCAGATGATCGGCACCTGGTATCCGCTCGGAACGGCATTCAAAGCGTTCGTCGATCGCGACCCCGCGGCCAACGGCCCGCTCCTGGCGGAAATGTACCGGACCTGGCCTTTTTTCAACAACCTGATCGACAACATGCAGATGACCCTGGCGAAAGCCGACATGCACATCGCCCAGCACTACGCCGAGCTCGTCTCCGATCCGCGCCTGCGAAAGGCGATTTTCGGGCGGATCCGAAAAGAGTACGATCTGACGGTGGAAATGATCAGGCAGATCACGGGGCAAAACGAGATCCTCGACAACGATCCCTCCCTCCAACGCTCGATCCGCCTCCGGACCCCCTTCCTCGATCCGATCAACTACATTCAGGTCAACCTGATCGAGAAGCTCCGCACGCAAAAACTCGAAAAAAAAGAGCGCGAAGAGCTGATTCATGCCATCCTGCTGACGATCAATTGTATCGCGACGGGGATGCGGAATACGGGATAG
- a CDS encoding SNF2-related protein: MFLEENEIIQTLKSFPPNEVYFVAPERFVRSGYQYHHQRRLTGYLWDKGASVLAAFVQGTRRYAVLFSIEEGALRFSCDCPAWTAASNCKHVICALMTTLHLLSNNLFKLPGAQEEYLAPLREALLNVREAPSPSGSKRRAPVYEIVIGKEKGGPTLSIRKNGSRLLSPWGVPAELARFVSHYDGYVSPFLMEQFEGYLKKEGNRHPIFFRTGKGEERVEWSPSTAYRGKTEMDATEKGVTIRAVCFRDGKEVVPFARFGGVVVDLNEKRLVHLPHADGWEVFKTLRKRFHRAGPVWSGDEVFDDEETGVSFEVSHPLFEAAQINIADSDREKIFDRLLLKIDGEAVSPLPAKHAYAMTIDPKGGDDDRLILRAECRPGESNGLGHKAAASGLRNGAAPGEATTIPLFEFFTVLEQGREISQALRAQKRKTVLYDLFFKLLPIRTKGEAEKLLRESLAGNDFKKHAIKSEAKQILRYFLSLYLRPEVRLRFYDGRWRIVSVDKSKEALLYRIPYDLFGPEVFRGMAVPNEMSLPPLALHTGLSELYARFKEAGIALFYDKKGVEASRWEFSFDARRASGIDWFEIKPEIRCDGSLIDETVWRKALDRRGVVEKEGVVRILDSNSREILERLAAIYRPEKRGRKEIIRVPRLQILDWIALRRAGVKVTLSEADEALIARLTRFERIEETPLPERLAATLRPYQKAGYHWLAFLYRNRFGACLADDMGLGKTLQAISLLAGIREGKIDAPEKGPSPGGPHLPEGPHLVVVPPSLLFNWENEVARFYPDLKIHSYTGAARSAAFDGADIVLTTYALVRREIETLGKIPFHVILFDEAQAVKNIHADTTGAVRRLTGAFKVVMTGTPLENHLGEYYSILDLALPGLLGEYDDFRAETNGPGKGAATRREGSPSLDLLLRRTRPFVLRRTKEEILKELPLKTEIDVYLELTDPQKRLYQATVAQIRSAIDDAYRSKTEAQAKIIALTALLKLRQICVSPRLLAPTLEGRFPKIEFLIGRLNELLEAGHSALVFSQFTSFLDLVEEALHREAIPYARLDGSTAVGKRKALVEGFQKGEGASVFLLSLKAGGQGLNLTKASYVFHLDPWWNPAVEDQASDRAHRIGQEKKVSITRILMRHTIEEKMMALKEKKRALYRAVMGETARAGKGFSISKADFDFLLGP; this comes from the coding sequence GTGTTTCTCGAAGAGAATGAAATCATTCAGACGTTGAAGTCCTTTCCTCCGAACGAGGTCTATTTTGTCGCCCCGGAGCGTTTTGTCAGGTCGGGGTATCAATATCATCATCAAAGACGGCTGACGGGATACCTTTGGGACAAGGGGGCTTCCGTCCTGGCCGCTTTCGTCCAGGGGACGCGGCGCTACGCCGTCCTCTTCTCCATAGAGGAAGGGGCGTTGCGCTTTTCCTGCGACTGCCCCGCCTGGACGGCCGCGTCGAACTGCAAACATGTCATCTGCGCTTTGATGACGACCCTCCATCTTCTTTCGAACAATCTCTTTAAGCTTCCGGGGGCGCAAGAAGAATATCTCGCCCCGCTGAGGGAGGCGCTGCTGAACGTTCGGGAAGCGCCCTCCCCCTCGGGTTCGAAGAGAAGAGCCCCCGTCTACGAGATCGTGATCGGAAAAGAAAAAGGCGGCCCGACCCTTTCCATTCGGAAAAACGGAAGCCGTCTTCTCTCTCCATGGGGGGTACCAGCGGAGCTGGCGCGGTTCGTTTCGCATTACGACGGTTACGTTTCCCCTTTCTTGATGGAGCAGTTCGAGGGGTATTTGAAGAAAGAAGGAAACCGCCATCCGATCTTCTTCCGGACGGGAAAAGGGGAGGAGCGGGTTGAGTGGAGCCCTTCGACCGCCTATCGGGGGAAAACGGAGATGGACGCCACGGAGAAGGGGGTGACGATCCGGGCTGTCTGTTTCCGGGATGGAAAGGAGGTCGTCCCCTTCGCCCGGTTCGGGGGGGTGGTGGTCGATCTCAATGAGAAGCGGCTCGTGCATCTTCCTCACGCCGACGGCTGGGAGGTTTTTAAAACCTTGCGTAAGCGCTTCCATCGCGCCGGTCCGGTTTGGAGCGGCGATGAAGTGTTCGACGACGAGGAGACCGGCGTCTCTTTCGAGGTTTCCCATCCCCTCTTCGAGGCGGCCCAGATCAACATCGCCGATTCGGACCGTGAAAAGATCTTCGACCGTCTTCTCCTGAAGATCGACGGCGAGGCGGTTTCTCCTCTCCCCGCGAAACATGCCTACGCGATGACGATCGATCCGAAAGGAGGGGACGACGACCGTCTGATCCTCCGCGCGGAATGCCGTCCGGGGGAATCGAATGGCCTGGGTCATAAAGCGGCCGCCAGCGGCCTCAGAAATGGGGCGGCCCCCGGGGAGGCGACGACGATTCCCCTCTTCGAGTTTTTCACCGTCTTGGAGCAGGGGCGCGAAATTTCCCAAGCGCTCCGGGCGCAAAAGAGAAAGACGGTTCTCTACGATCTTTTTTTCAAGCTCCTCCCGATCCGGACGAAAGGAGAAGCGGAAAAGCTTCTCCGTGAATCGCTTGCGGGGAACGATTTTAAAAAGCATGCGATCAAATCGGAAGCGAAGCAAATCCTGCGGTACTTCTTATCCCTTTACTTGCGGCCCGAGGTTCGCCTGCGGTTTTATGATGGGAGGTGGCGCATCGTCTCGGTCGACAAATCGAAAGAGGCCCTTCTCTATCGGATTCCGTACGATCTGTTCGGTCCGGAGGTGTTCAGAGGGATGGCCGTCCCGAACGAGATGTCGCTTCCGCCCCTTGCGCTGCACACCGGTCTTTCCGAACTATACGCCCGGTTCAAGGAGGCGGGGATCGCCCTTTTCTACGACAAAAAAGGGGTCGAGGCGTCGCGGTGGGAGTTTTCGTTCGACGCCCGGCGCGCCTCCGGAATCGACTGGTTCGAGATCAAGCCGGAGATCCGATGCGACGGGTCCCTGATCGACGAGACGGTTTGGCGGAAGGCGCTCGACCGGCGCGGGGTGGTGGAGAAAGAGGGGGTCGTCCGGATCCTCGATTCGAATTCGCGGGAGATCTTGGAGCGCCTGGCCGCCATTTACCGGCCGGAGAAGCGGGGGAGAAAGGAGATCATCCGTGTCCCGAGACTTCAGATTCTCGACTGGATCGCGCTCCGAAGAGCGGGGGTGAAGGTCACCCTCTCCGAAGCGGACGAGGCGTTGATCGCGCGGCTGACCCGATTCGAGCGGATCGAGGAGACCCCGCTCCCGGAGCGGCTGGCGGCGACGCTGCGGCCCTATCAAAAGGCCGGGTATCACTGGCTCGCCTTTCTCTACCGGAACCGTTTCGGCGCCTGCCTCGCCGACGATATGGGATTGGGGAAGACCCTCCAGGCGATCAGCCTTCTGGCGGGGATTCGGGAGGGAAAGATCGATGCCCCGGAAAAGGGGCCGTCCCCCGGAGGCCCGCATCTGCCCGAAGGCCCGCATCTGGTGGTTGTCCCGCCGAGTCTCCTCTTCAACTGGGAGAACGAGGTCGCCCGGTTCTACCCCGACCTGAAGATCCATTCTTATACCGGCGCGGCGCGAAGCGCGGCGTTCGACGGCGCCGATATCGTTCTCACCACTTACGCCTTGGTCCGAAGGGAGATCGAGACGTTGGGGAAGATCCCTTTCCACGTCATCCTTTTCGACGAGGCCCAGGCGGTGAAGAACATTCATGCCGACACCACCGGCGCGGTCCGGCGATTGACGGGGGCGTTCAAGGTGGTGATGACCGGAACCCCGCTTGAGAATCATCTCGGAGAATATTATTCGATCCTCGATCTGGCCCTTCCCGGCCTCTTGGGGGAATACGACGATTTCAGGGCGGAGACCAATGGCCCAGGGAAAGGAGCGGCCACCCGGCGGGAGGGGTCGCCCTCCTTGGATCTGCTGCTGCGCCGGACCCGGCCGTTCGTCCTCCGGCGGACGAAGGAGGAGATCCTGAAAGAGCTTCCCCTCAAAACCGAGATCGACGTCTACTTGGAATTGACCGACCCTCAGAAGCGCCTCTACCAGGCGACCGTCGCGCAGATCCGATCGGCGATCGACGACGCCTACCGGAGCAAGACCGAGGCGCAGGCGAAGATTATCGCCCTCACCGCCTTGCTGAAGTTGCGCCAGATCTGCGTCTCTCCCCGGCTCCTGGCGCCGACGCTTGAAGGGCGCTTTCCGAAAATCGAGTTTTTGATCGGCCGCCTCAACGAGTTGCTCGAAGCGGGCCACAGCGCCCTCGTCTTCTCGCAGTTCACCTCTTTCCTCGATCTGGTGGAGGAGGCGCTCCACCGCGAGGCGATTCCCTACGCGCGGCTCGACGGGAGCACCGCCGTCGGCAAGCGGAAGGCGCTGGTGGAGGGGTTTCAGAAGGGGGAAGGGGCCTCCGTTTTTCTCCTCAGTCTCAAGGCGGGGGGGCAGGGGCTTAATTTGACGAAGGCCTCTTACGTCTTCCATCTCGATCCCTGGTGGAACCCGGCCGTCGAAGATCAGGCCTCCGATCGCGCCCACCGGATCGGACAGGAGAAGAAGGTCTCGATCACCCGCATCTTGATGCGGCATACGATCGAGGAGAAGATGATGGCGCTCAAAGAGAAGAAGCGCGCCCTCTACCGGGCGGTCATGGGAGAGACGGCCCGGGCCGGAAAGGGGTTCTCTATCTCGAAAGCCGATTTCGATTTTCTGCTGGGGCCGTAG
- a CDS encoding DUF2459 domain-containing protein, whose protein sequence is MIAMNRNGSLLILIIIFFSLSACASPPKGLFPPEAGDPTKPVYVVNNGWHASFVVEKQDIPVEVWPESRDFPDARYLEVGWGDKDYYMAPGFNLWYAFKALFWPTASVLHIVGFSDPIEAFFPESEIIRIDLSLPGFEQLCKTVHNSYRHDEKEHPIVAGPGLYGESRFYLSNEKYHLFKTSNVWTAKALRSAGVPVRPFFSITAGGAAREARRFERLPTAVPSTAPAENRNRLSR, encoded by the coding sequence ATGATTGCAATGAACAGGAATGGATCGCTTCTCATCCTCATCATCATTTTCTTTTCCCTCTCGGCCTGCGCCTCGCCGCCGAAAGGGCTCTTTCCGCCCGAAGCGGGCGACCCCACCAAACCGGTCTACGTCGTGAACAACGGCTGGCATGCGAGCTTCGTCGTCGAAAAACAAGATATCCCGGTGGAGGTCTGGCCGGAAAGCCGCGACTTTCCCGACGCGCGATATCTCGAAGTCGGCTGGGGGGACAAAGATTACTACATGGCCCCCGGCTTCAATCTCTGGTATGCTTTCAAGGCGCTCTTCTGGCCGACGGCGAGCGTGCTCCACATCGTCGGCTTCAGCGATCCGATCGAGGCCTTCTTTCCGGAAAGCGAGATCATCCGGATCGATCTCTCCCTCCCCGGTTTCGAACAACTCTGCAAAACGGTCCACAACAGCTACCGGCACGACGAGAAGGAGCACCCAATTGTGGCCGGGCCGGGCCTCTACGGCGAGAGCCGCTTCTATCTCTCGAACGAAAAATATCACCTCTTCAAAACGAGCAACGTCTGGACGGCGAAGGCCCTCCGATCCGCCGGCGTTCCGGTCCGTCCTTTTTTCTCGATCACCGCCGGCGGGGCGGCCCGGGAGGCGCGACGGTTCGAACGCCTTCCGACGGCGGTCCCCTCTACGGCCCCAGCAGAAAATCGAAATCGGCTTTCGAGATAG
- a CDS encoding DUF1499 domain-containing protein has product MAEPTETPSDKRPTGWAFAAQIGISIAVLSALMAIGAGFGSRFELWHFRTGFSFLQWGAMGGAAAAIVSLIALIGLWRSAGSRRQIVLALLGFTIGITIFAIPVQWMMTARRVPPIHDITTDTENPPEFVAILKIREGAPNPAEYGGPEIAAQQKEGYPELGPIVLPVPPDQAFDRAVAAARSMEWQIVDANREEGRIEGTDTTFWFGFKDDVVIRITPADQGSRIDVRSVSRVGRSDVGTNARRIENYLKKLEKS; this is encoded by the coding sequence ATGGCTGAACCAACCGAGACCCCTTCAGACAAACGTCCCACCGGATGGGCCTTCGCCGCCCAGATCGGCATTTCCATCGCCGTCCTCTCCGCCCTCATGGCGATCGGGGCGGGGTTCGGGAGCCGCTTTGAGCTCTGGCACTTCCGCACCGGGTTCTCGTTTCTTCAATGGGGGGCGATGGGGGGCGCGGCGGCGGCGATCGTCTCGCTGATCGCCCTCATCGGGCTCTGGCGCAGCGCCGGCTCCCGGAGGCAGATCGTCCTCGCGCTGCTCGGTTTTACCATCGGGATCACGATCTTCGCCATCCCGGTGCAGTGGATGATGACGGCGCGGCGCGTTCCGCCGATTCACGACATTACCACCGACACCGAAAATCCCCCGGAATTTGTGGCGATCCTCAAAATCCGCGAAGGGGCCCCCAACCCGGCCGAATACGGCGGTCCCGAGATCGCCGCGCAACAAAAAGAGGGCTACCCGGAGCTCGGCCCGATCGTCCTCCCGGTCCCCCCGGACCAGGCCTTCGACCGGGCGGTGGCGGCGGCGCGGTCGATGGAGTGGCAGATCGTCGATGCGAACAGGGAAGAGGGGCGGATCGAGGGGACCGACACGACCTTCTGGTTCGGTTTCAAAGACGACGTCGTCATCCGGATCACGCCGGCCGATCAGGGGAGCCGGATCGATGTCCGGTCGGTCTCCCGCGTCGGGCGAAGCGACGTCGGGACCAACGCCCGGCGGATTGAAAATTATCTCAAAAAATTGGAAAAATCGTAG